A single Dehalococcoidia bacterium DNA region contains:
- a CDS encoding tyrosine recombinase — protein MDAQLWGETMDRFRDHLVAERGLAELTIRNYLSDLEPLRDYMQNREVAAFVDLDRRTVRGYLSWLHELGYVRPSIARKLSALRTLFKWLNRVGIAEHDPLPPRGTFKVDSRLPRFLSQEEASELMDAPDLTTHKGMRDRALLELVYAAGLRVSEVHDLNVDSVNMVTREVRVVGKGSKERIALIGESARDALSLYMSEVRPEVASSDEGGALFVNRYGNRLSQRSIQKAVRSYAAHSGLGTQVHTHTLRHSFATHLLEGGADLRVVQELLGHASPATTQVYTHITKTEARKAYMQAHPRAGAGSGAD, from the coding sequence ATGGACGCGCAGCTCTGGGGCGAGACGATGGACCGATTTCGCGACCACCTCGTCGCGGAGCGAGGCCTCGCCGAACTCACGATTCGCAACTACCTGTCCGACCTGGAACCACTGCGTGACTACATGCAGAATCGCGAAGTTGCAGCGTTCGTCGATCTGGACAGGCGGACTGTGCGCGGGTACCTTTCGTGGCTTCACGAGTTGGGGTACGTACGACCCAGCATTGCGCGTAAGCTGAGCGCACTACGGACACTGTTCAAGTGGCTCAACCGCGTAGGCATTGCGGAGCATGACCCGCTGCCGCCCCGGGGGACTTTCAAGGTCGACTCGCGACTCCCCCGATTCCTGTCCCAGGAAGAGGCGTCAGAGTTGATGGACGCGCCGGACCTGACCACACACAAGGGCATGAGAGACCGGGCTCTGCTGGAGCTCGTGTACGCCGCCGGTCTACGGGTGAGTGAGGTCCACGACCTGAACGTCGATAGCGTCAACATGGTCACGAGAGAGGTACGAGTTGTAGGCAAGGGGTCGAAGGAGCGAATTGCCCTCATAGGTGAATCGGCCAGGGACGCGCTCAGTCTATACATGTCCGAAGTAAGGCCCGAAGTGGCCTCTTCAGACGAGGGCGGAGCGCTGTTCGTGAACCGCTACGGGAATCGTCTGAGCCAGCGCAGCATTCAAAAGGCGGTGCGAAGTTACGCTGCGCACAGCGGGCTTGGGACTCAGGTCCACACTCACACCCTTCGCCACTCATTTGCCACCCACCTTCTCGAGGGCGGCGCCGACCTGCGAGTGGTGCAGGAGTTGCTGGGCCATGCCAGCCCGGCGACCACCCAAGTATACACGCACATCACCAAGACCGAGGCACGCAAGGCATACATGCAGGCGCACCCGCGCGCAGGTGCGGGGAGCGGCGCCGATTGA
- the aroQ gene encoding type II 3-dehydroquinate dehydratase, which translates to MKVLIINGPNLNNLGRRDASHYGVTTLAQIEEALGERASELGAEVDFFQSNHEGEIVDFIQRSTDGADGIVINAGALTHYGLSMRDALTDSRLPIVEVHLSNIHARDEFRRHSVIADIAVGQIAGMGWRGYIYALDFLSAHLGEQA; encoded by the coding sequence TTGAAGGTCCTGATAATCAACGGCCCCAACCTGAACAACCTCGGACGCCGTGATGCCAGTCACTACGGGGTGACAACGCTTGCACAGATCGAGGAGGCGCTCGGCGAGCGTGCATCGGAACTTGGCGCCGAAGTTGACTTCTTCCAGTCGAACCACGAGGGGGAGATCGTCGACTTCATCCAGAGGTCGACTGACGGTGCAGATGGAATCGTCATCAACGCGGGTGCGCTAACCCACTACGGGCTGTCAATGCGAGATGCGCTGACGGACTCCCGACTACCTATCGTCGAGGTCCATTTGTCCAACATTCACGCACGAGACGAGTTCAGGCGTCACTCTGTCATTGCCGACATAGCAGTTGGACAAATAGCTGGGATGGGATGGCGTGGGTACATATACGCGCTCGACTTCCTCTCAGCGCATCTTGGCGAACAGGCGTGA
- a CDS encoding aminopeptidase P family protein, producing the protein MAEQDLDSFLVSSAANRRYLSGFTGSNGQLVITADEAILATDFRYIEQAQSESPGFDVRHIRGGEPWFPAVAVEVGMHRIGFEADDMSVAAFSRLQREVEESESDLRVDFEETAGVIEWIRAVKDGNEIEALDRAVQIADEAMAKIQREIRTGMTEQEVAWELHKEMRRLGAEGPSFDTIVAVGPNAALPHHRADDTVVRDGEPIVIDMGATYRGYRSDLTRTFVVGEQDDTFQHIYGIVLQAQKAAIEAARPGMTGEEIDSVAREVITDAGYGDEFGHGLGHGVGLVIHERPMVVPRSQDVVEDGMVFTIEPGIYISGWGGVRIEDVVVMEDDRARPLTRSPK; encoded by the coding sequence ATGGCTGAGCAAGATCTGGATAGTTTCCTGGTCTCCTCAGCCGCGAATCGCCGCTATCTGTCGGGGTTCACCGGCTCCAACGGCCAGCTAGTCATTACCGCCGATGAGGCCATTCTTGCCACCGACTTCAGGTACATCGAGCAGGCCCAGTCGGAATCGCCAGGATTCGATGTGCGCCATATCAGGGGAGGCGAGCCCTGGTTTCCTGCTGTCGCTGTCGAGGTCGGGATGCACAGAATTGGGTTCGAGGCAGACGACATGAGCGTCGCTGCGTTCAGCCGGCTGCAACGCGAGGTCGAGGAGTCTGAGAGCGACCTGCGGGTGGACTTCGAAGAGACGGCTGGTGTGATCGAGTGGATCAGGGCCGTCAAGGACGGCAACGAGATCGAGGCGCTTGACCGTGCGGTGCAGATAGCCGACGAGGCCATGGCCAAGATACAGCGCGAGATCCGAACAGGCATGACGGAGCAAGAGGTTGCCTGGGAACTGCACAAGGAGATGCGCAGACTGGGCGCCGAAGGGCCGTCGTTCGATACGATAGTCGCAGTCGGGCCGAACGCCGCCCTGCCCCACCATCGTGCTGACGACACAGTCGTGCGAGATGGTGAGCCTATCGTAATCGACATGGGAGCGACCTACCGGGGCTATCGCAGCGACCTGACCAGGACGTTCGTGGTTGGAGAGCAGGACGACACGTTCCAACACATCTATGGTATCGTTTTGCAGGCTCAGAAGGCCGCCATCGAGGCCGCAAGACCAGGTATGACCGGCGAGGAGATCGACTCCGTAGCCCGCGAGGTCATCACGGACGCGGGATATGGCGATGAGTTCGGTCACGGTCTGGGTCATGGTGTCGGACTCGTCATACATGAACGGCCAATGGTGGTCCCGAGATCACAGGACGTCGTAGAGGACGGCATGGTGTTCACCATAGAGCCGGGAATTTACATTTCAGGCTGGGGCGGTGTAAGGATCGAGGACGTTGTGGTCATGGAAGACGACAGAGCTCGACCACTGACCAGATCGCCGAAGTAG